The Microcoleus sp. FACHB-831 genome has a window encoding:
- the lgt gene encoding prolipoprotein diacylglyceryl transferase — protein sequence MLLGMFTLPLAFQFTSPGPILYKFGPLSIRWYGLLIASAVLIGVTLSTYLAKRRNVNPDLLGDLAIWLVVGAIPSARLYYVLFQWEEYAQKPMEVFAIWKGGIAIHGAILGGLLAALIFARLQKASFWQLADLAAPSVILGQAIGRWGNFFNSEAFGRPTNLPWKLYIPPYIFQDDGQKRMLRPPEYPNVEYFHPTFLYESLWNLMVFGLLLTLFFRDLRGKPRLKVGTLFLIYVVGYSAGRVWIEGLRTDSLMLGPLRIAQLVSLTGMTLGLIGLAWLYLLRRPLPDVVQDISDRNPEGRTNDEL from the coding sequence ATGCTGCTGGGGATGTTTACTCTGCCCCTAGCTTTTCAATTTACTTCTCCTGGCCCGATTCTCTATAAATTTGGGCCTTTAAGCATCCGTTGGTACGGCCTTTTAATCGCGTCTGCGGTGTTAATTGGCGTCACCCTTTCCACTTATCTGGCTAAGCGCCGCAACGTTAATCCAGATTTGTTGGGCGACTTGGCAATCTGGCTCGTTGTTGGTGCTATACCCAGCGCCCGCTTATACTACGTGCTGTTTCAGTGGGAAGAATACGCCCAAAAGCCTATGGAGGTCTTTGCAATCTGGAAAGGTGGCATTGCAATTCATGGTGCGATACTGGGGGGCTTGCTGGCAGCGCTAATTTTTGCCCGACTCCAAAAAGCTTCTTTCTGGCAATTAGCAGACCTTGCGGCTCCCTCAGTGATTCTCGGTCAGGCAATTGGTCGCTGGGGCAATTTCTTCAACTCAGAAGCTTTTGGGCGTCCGACTAACTTGCCTTGGAAACTGTATATTCCGCCGTATATTTTCCAAGACGATGGTCAAAAAAGAATGCTCCGTCCTCCGGAGTACCCCAATGTTGAATACTTTCATCCCACATTTCTGTATGAGTCGCTGTGGAACTTGATGGTATTTGGGTTACTGCTTACCCTGTTCTTTCGGGATTTGCGGGGTAAGCCGCGCCTCAAGGTGGGTACTTTGTTTCTGATTTATGTGGTGGGTTATAGCGCCGGACGTGTTTGGATTGAGGGATTACGCACCGACAGCCTAATGCTAGGGCCGTTACGGATAGCTCAATTGGTGAGTTTAACAGGAATGACGTTGGGGTTGATAGGTCTGGCGTGGCTTTACCTGTTGCGTCGCCCTCTGCCCGATGTTGTCCAAGACATCAGCGATCGCAATCCAGAAGGCAGAACAAACGATGAATTATAA